In Candida albicans SC5314 chromosome 4, complete sequence, the genomic window AGGTTTATTAGTTAGTGTTGCTTATATGGATCCTGGGAATTATGCCACGGGTATAACTGCTGGTGCATCCAATAGatattctttattatttattgtgTTATTAGCCGATATAATTgcaatttttttgcaagTACTTTGTATAAAATTAGGTTGTGTTACAGGTTATGATTTAGCTCGATGTTGTCGTGAATATTTAcctaaaaaattgaattggatTTTATGGATATTAGCTGAATGTGCCATTATATCTACTGATGTTGCTGAAGTTATTGGTTCCGCTACAGCATTAAATATCTTATTAAAAATTCCATTACCGGCAGGGGTGGttattactattgttgATGTTATATTTGTACTTATTGCTTATCGTACGGATACTTCACTGttgaaatttgttaaaatatttgaatatgCCGTTGGGTGTTTAGTTatgattgttgttatatGTTTTGCCGTTGAATTATCACAAATTACTGCTAATGTGGGTCAAGTTTTCCGAGGATTTGTTCCTTCTAAAGAAATGTTTGATGGGAATGGTATGACGGTGGCTACTTCAGTTATTGGTTCTACAGTTATGATTCATTCATTGTTTTTGGGTTCGGGTTTAGTACAACCTAGAATGCGTGACTATGATGTTAAACATGGATATGTCAATTTATACGAAATTGCCAAAGAAGAGAAAGTACaagaggaagaggaagaagacCAAACTGAGATTTCACCAGTTGCATCAAATCCTattcaaaacaatattGCTCCTACATATGAACAAGAGGCAAAATTTTTCCGAACCAAATATAAACCATcttataaatcaatttgttattgtttaaaatattccaaaattgaattaattgtAACATTAGCAACAATTGCCCTTTTTGTGAATGCtgctattgttattattgctGGGGCAACATTATATGGTACATCAGAAGCCATGAATGCTGATCTTTATACCATTCATAGTTTATTAAGCAAAAGTTTATCACCTGCTGTTGGTACTATCTTTATGGTGGCATTATTATCGAGTGGTCAAAGTGCTGGTGTGGTGTGTACTATTGCTGGACAAATGGTGGGTGAAGGTCATATCAATTGGACTTTAAAACCATGGATGAGAAGAATATTGACTCGAGCTATATCTATTATTCCTTGTTTGACAATTTCGGTATTTATTGGGAAAAATGGATTAGGAGTGGCATTAAATATATctcaaattattatatcaattttattac contains:
- a CDS encoding uncharacterized protein (NRAMP metal ion transporter domain-containing protein; induced by nitric oxide independent of Yhb1; flow model biofilm induced; rat catheter biofilm repressed), which codes for MENKVSEISEMTTDLNSNSETKFDHFTTTTKTTTDQIQKKSTETTTTTQSISINSKDEKKAGSKLSRVVKVSRRALTTYASFIGPGLLVSVAYMDPGNYATGITAGASNRYSLLFIVLLADIIAIFLQVLCIKLGCVTGYDLARCCREYLPKKLNWILWILAECAIISTDVAEVIGSATALNILLKIPLPAGVVITIVDVIFVLIAYRTDTSSLKFVKIFEYAVGCLVMIVVICFAVELSQITANVGQVFRGFVPSKEMFDGNGMTVATSVIGSTVMIHSLFLGSGLVQPRMRDYDVKHGYVNLYEIAKEEKVQEEEEEDQTEISPVASNPIQNNIAPTYEQEAKFFRTKYKPSYKSICYCLKYSKIELIVTLATIALFVNAAIVIIAGATLYGTSEAMNADLYTIHSLLSKSLSPAVGTIFMVALLSSGQSAGVVCTIAGQMVGEGHINWTLKPWMRRILTRAISIIPCLTISVFIGKNGLGVALNISQIIISILLPPLTAPLIYFTCCKKIMKVELGEEDEVEGIEEDDGDSGKRYKYMTNSWLTTIIVVIIWLLVAILNVYAIYQMAVSGVTGS